ataaatggatagatggatgaatgatggatagatggatgaacaggaggtgagtggatggttgatggaaggatggatggatgacagatggatatatggatgaatggataaatggatgaatggatgaatggatgaatggatgaatgatggatggatgaatggtggatggatgaatggtagatggatggaaggatgaacaggtggatggatggaaggatggaaggatgaacaggtgaatggatggttgatggaaggatgaatggacggatggatggatgaacaggtgaatggatggatagacgggtgaatgcatggatgataaatggatgtatgataaaaggatggatgataaaaggatggatggatgaatggacagatggatggatgatggctggatggataaatggatggatggatggatgatggatagatggaaggatgaacagatgaatggatggatgatggaaggatagatgatggaaagatgggtggatgatggaaggatggatggatggatgaatggataaatggatggatggaaggatgaacaggaggtgagtggatggatgatggaaggatagatggatgatagatggatggatggataaatggatgaatggataaaatggatggatggatggatgaatgatggatggatggaaggatgaacaggtgaatggatggatgatggaaggatggatggatgaatggacgaacaggtggatggatggtggctgaaagaatggatgataaaagaatggatgaatgatggatggatgaatggatggatggatggacgatagatggatgaatggaaggatgaacaggtgaatagatgtatgatagatggatggatggatggatggatggatggatggatggatggaaggaaggatgagcaggcgagtggatgaatgatggaaggatggatggatgatggatggatggaagaatgaacaggtgaatggatgatggaaggatggaagaatggacagagagatggatgaacaggtcaatggatggatggatgataaaaggatggatgatgaatgaatggatggatggatggacagctGAATGAAagcatcatggatggatggaagatggttggatggataatggaaagatggatggaaggatggatggaaggatggatggaaggatggacgaacaggtgaatggatggacgaaGAGGTGAACAGAAacatgatggatggatggatggatagaaggatgaacagttggatggatgatggaaagatagatggaaggatggatggatggacgaacaggtgaatggatggatggacaggagaatggatggatgataaaaggatggatggatgatagatggatggatggacggagggatggatggatggacagagggatggatgatggatggatggatggatggatgcgtggAAAGacaaacaggtgaatggatggatgatggaaggatggaaggatggatgatagatggatagatggaaggacccacaggtatatgggaagatgatggaagaatggatggatgatggatggatggatggaaggatgagcaggtaaacagatagatgatggaaggatgaatggatgggtggatggacaggtgaatggatggatagatgggtgaatagatggatgagaaaaggatggatgaatgatggatggatggatgcacagatggatggatggatggatggatggatggatggatggatggatggatggatggatgaacaggtaaatagatgatggaagaatgaatggatgggtggatggacagaaagtgaacagcacaggggtcctcctgcatcccttgccactcacctggatgtacaAGTCCACCAGCTCGCTCTGCTGCAGGctgtaatagatcttccctgcttgcagccaggcacgcgcctccttctctttcttctgaagaTCAATGAAAATCCCCAGACTTCATTTAGTGTAGTCCAGAGTGgatttgtaggccctggaatcagacacaggtgtcagaacaagggctttcatcctcctggaaccagtctgcctcctcctgtgggtctggtgacagatgaatctggaatgtgCGGACTGGGAACGGCCCccttgtgtgtgcagtgttctgcccttcccagggtgctgggagggccagggtgaacacacacagcatggaaaagatgaaggacatccttctgagggaattgggcatcatgctgccctgtggcaggaggaatgtgctagtccatctcccctgcctcccagacatggcctgtgtcttctccagacgcaccaggagccgttagtgttcagaggctatctgggccgatggttctcaaggtgtgcaggtatcacagtcacccggaggcctgtccctatagcttgctggccctgcccacagagcttccggctccacaggcctggggcaggccctagaactcccacttgccacaggctcctaggtgacatggatgctgctctgctggtccagggactacactttgagaagcatggctctagcacactggcccattttccttttgtgaacctgaggccaagactggagccagtctcccaggtccccatggaatctggctccttccctgctctctcagtaagtcTGACACTCCAGggggtgtgactgcagcaatgtcactgggccctgtgggtggggtggccagggccatggttaccccaccaggtcaggatgcttgggggaagccgagtaggccacatatgggatgtgagaccttgaaaccctgccccagggaagcaggtgacacaactggctctgtcttctgtgggagagaagccacaggtggctgctgtggtcacatttaaggggacagatgaaggccaggagtgaagattCGGGGCAGTCAGAGGTCAGATGACAAAAGCCACcatagtaggaagaacagcccagagagcacgtactgcctctgctggggtggagatgacctttgacccaacaagggaggctcaagctgggactcacgggccagcagcagccctggaacgaccccaggcccaccagctcaaagcatctgatgccaaggaaccaaatgatcaaaaggagaggggctgctggggtcCTGGGCCAGCTTTCTTGTGCCCCGCTCCTTGCCCTgcccatccccacctccaccactgcaaagccagcccttACCGCTCGGTACCCAGGGACAGGTAGAGCTGACTGAtggtctccaggagctgcccctccAGCACCTTGTCGGCCACCTTGCgggccagggagagctggagctcaTGGTAGATGACACGCTGGGCCTCACTGGGCATGACGGTGCCGTAGAAGTAGCACAGCCGCTGGACGGAccgcagctggcctgggcagaagacaaaatggaagacaTTAGTCTCCCAGCATCGAAGCGAGGCTGGCTGGGCTCGGAGGCCCCTGAGCCATGCTTGCCTCTTTCACACCTCTGTGAGCCTGGGCCCCATAGGTGGGGAGACTGAGCACAGACAGGCCATGCACCCATTTCAGGACAGATTCCGAACACACAGTCACATGGGCACACTTTGGTGCAGATGCTCATGGTAGAGGCCggccttctttacaactcccagggctgaggtcctggccaggctcggcccctgcaccaggccatctatttctgcttcacaaagcctctctggccaggaccagggccgccttcagcctgagctgatgaggccaggggcacaagtagcccctgtcgcagatggaaccctgagagagcaaagccaagcgtCATGTCTGCCACATACGGCATCATGTTGGGGGAACGGGGTTCAAAGCTGGGCCCTGGCGTTCCCACACATGCTTCTCTCATGCAACCAGGCTCCCAAGCCACAGGCTCACTGAcctctcccaaagccagggcgctgggaacggtggaaagcttctgattttctagtgcCAGAAACATTCCGGAGATTAACACAGGAAACCAGGTACGCCAAATGGACAGCTGTTACACACAccacccaacaacagctgaatacacagtcctctcgagcacccatgggacattccccatgacagaccatgtgccaggccacaaaatgagcctcaggGAATGGAGAAGGTCtgagaccaaagcagaggtgttcttcagctgtactggcacgaaactggaaatcaacagtgaaggaaatgtgagaaattcaaaaatatgtggaaattacacactcctaaacaaccagtgagtcaaagagaccatcagggaaactgaaaactaatttgagaagaatgcaaacaaatgcacagcccgggccagcgcggtggctcacgcctgtcatcccagcactgtgggaggccgaggcgggaggatcgcttgagtacaggagtttgagaacagcctgggaaacatggtgaaatcccgtctctataaaaaagtaaaatataaaaattagccgggtagggtggtgcatgtctgtaatcccagctactcgggaggctgaggcatgagaatggcttgaacctgggtagaagttgcagtgagccaagattacaccactgcaccccaccctgggcaatagagcaaaactctgtctttaaaaaaaaaaaaaaatagcacagtgtatcaaaaattccaacatgcagctaaggcagtgctgaaagggaaatttataactgtaaatgtctacattcaaagacagaagaaaaatctcaaaaacctaaccttccaccttgagaaactagaaaaagaatgaactaaacccaaagcaaataaaaggaagaaaataataaatatgagagtggaaatgggaagtaaaaatacagagaatggaaaaacagagataatcaacagaaccaaaagtgggttttttgaaaataataacaaaattgacaaatctttcaccagactgaccaagaaaagaaagagggacacAAATGACGgaaatcagagactgagcaccatggctcacgcctgtcatcccagcgctttgtgaggccgaggtggaaggatcgctgaggccagcattcaagactagcctgggggaacatgatgagaccccatctctaataaaaagaaataaataaaaaattaaaaacccaagtttctaaaatgagaaatgaaagaggaaacattattgccaacctgacagaaataaaaggattccatgaaaacactacgaACAACTCTACACCAACAAATCAGACCATCTAGACACAACAGCCAAACTCCTAAAatgacacaaactaccaaaagtgactcaaaaatgaccccaagtAAGCATGTGGGGTATCAGCGCCGCCCTCGGTCTCCTTGACCAttcagggcagggtggggagataGGGAGgcatgatccccgttccctggcctgcatttccaagtctgaatcccccagcaccctggggacggcctcgtaggaggaggtgccacaggctattgtgccaggagccacgggaggctgcagtgggggttgGGGCGCTGgattcctggagggtctccttccagtcagagaatgcccctggggaagaagcctgggtctgaaccccccacccctccttggGCAGATATGTGGGACCGGGGCCCCTTCACATGGTCCTTCccaaaatctcatccctcctagggccaggagtgggtgccaggcctgtgctgggaaatgggcagatttggccacagcccctggggctctggtccaggccacaggaggcagCTCTGAGTGCTCTCACTATGCCATGACAAAGCACTGCAAGGCAGAGGGGACCCACAACAGTATCCCTTGTCTCGGCCATTTCCctggactcaacttcctcatctatcctctgcggcctagatttcggacagccctgcccacctactgtccattcactgctcagtctgcagtgactgttggatagcactccatggctccccagtgctcttggggaaaaggccaagccacagcctgaggccccaggccctgcttagctctccagaagagcttctcaccatccagcacccaacCCACGCACTCctaactctgcacctccctgcataagccctgctcactcacccccgctcacaccccacttatccccgctcacacttccgctcactcaccccaatcacacctccgctcactcacccccactcagtcatccccgctcacactcccactcactcaccccatcacacctccgctcactcacccccactcactcatctccactcacactcccgctcactcatccccactcactcaccaccgCACCCCACTCATCCCGGCTCACACTCCTGATCACTCACTCCCATCACAcctctgctcactcacccccactcatccccgctcactgaccatcacacctccgctcactcaccaccactcactcatccccgctcactcacccccactcaatcacccccactcactcactgcCCCTCACACCCCCTTCgtccccgctcactcacccccactcgctcacccctgctcacaccccactcatccccgctcacactcccactcacccccatcacacctccactcactcacccccactcactcatccccgctcactcacccccactcactcaccaccactcacccCCACTAGCTTATCCCTGGTccttcacacaggctacaccaccagcccctccaccaccacctaTTACTTGAttaaatcctctcaaccctctggtcccagactaagaggcttccctaacccggggccaagtgctgccccgccatcacgccactcacccttttgtggcttctctggcctaaAACTCACATTCCCATGCTCAGTCCCTGCCACCCGAGGACCCCACAAGCCCTATTTATGCGTGGGGCTGGCACACACTGCACAACGAGCTGCTTTTGCATGAACTGCTCTGCGGCTTCGGGCAATCACCCGCCCCGTGTCCTTTGTgaagtgggatgacaggtgcgcagCCTGCCAACACACCAAGCAGATAAGACGGGCACAAGAACCGGCGTTCAGggcctggctcatggaggggccccaagtcccagctcagcagaGCCTGTCTTGATCCCAGGGTTATGGCTAGGGATTCCCAGCACGCAGGACTTTCCGTGCTCAAGGCAGCATGGTCCCTGGGCAAactgggaagagctggctgcccCAGTAGGGCAGAGGGCCTGGCCTTGCATGGGAACCGCCTGTCTCCAGGGcgcttgccaacatctgctgctggccatgactcagcactttcgatggtggaaaaaccaccacttgtttctgaatcacaaaccccaggtgtgccctgaTGCGAGTGGCCCCGGAAGGTGAACAGGAGGAACCggggcactcactctccacaTGGCCCATCTCCACAGCGACTGGAAGGGCCCACTcatagtagcccttgccctgctgggccggaccctggtgggtgcagaggtggcccagctgcaggagcacgtgggtgaagtcccggccacactccctgcagggcagcctTGAGAACAGCCGCACGGCCTCCAGGAGGTGGTGCTGGGCCAGCCTGCTGGCACCCGCGTGCAGGCACAGGGTCCCGAAGttggccagcaccactgcctggttcctccgctggcccaggtcCTGAGCCGCCCGCAGGGTGCGGTAGTAGCCCTAGGCTGCCTGTCTCAtccggcccagcagggcaagggctactatgCCTTCAGAGCCAcgtctctctcttgtcatctaacccatttaaactctcctttcaaactatatgccagacctaaccacttctcacctttctcatcatttccaaccaggtccagccctcatcacagcgctctgggttactgcaaaagcctcccaatcgccaggcacagtggctcatgcttgtaatcccagtactttggtaggccaaggcaggtggatcatcagaggtcaggagttcaagaccagcctggccaacatggtgaaacccctctactaaaaatacaaaaaattagccaagcatggtggtgggtgcctgtaatcccagctattcgggaggctgaagcaggagaatcacttgaacacagaaggcagaggttacagtgagccgagatcgtgccattgcactccagcctgggtgacaagagcgaaactccatctcagaaggtttaaaaaaaaaaaaaaaaagcctcccaacctacctctctccttccacctttcaccctaccctgcattctaccttccactctcaaacatttcagaaaaaaaaaaaattatatccacagagagagaaagagaaagtacaaatggggtgaaatgtttggggaatctgagggaagagtatatgggaattctctgtactatttttgcaacttttccataagtctggattattttgaattcaagagttaaacaaagaaaaaacaaaaaccaaaacaaaaacaaaacactatctccatttgtgaatccatcctgtctttcccctggcaACTGAAGGATGCTCTCAACTAagcacatctattttttcatgaacactaaaAGAATCCTTGCCtagttttgactttctgtgcttggcagtagaatttcatatatgtgtgtgtgtacatatatgtgtgtggtgtgtgtgtgtatatacagaaagggagaaatatatatgtgtgtatatatataaatatattgtaaatttatactggtaatgtgtatatatataaatatatgtgtgtgtttagatatatataatacataccccataggctgtccttaaccagttctaaacttagtcggaaaaacacatacctaagcagagaatttcaaaataataagatgaatattttgatagagggatgtgttgctatggaacatgctgctaagacacaaaacctcctagatggggCAAAGAATGAACGAAGTTTTGCACCTATAGGCACCCCCTCTGATATCCCCTCAAAcgtttatatttatatgcatttgcttcccccaggacccccgtttcataagggttagtcctagagcctagcaagttcctactacagctggcacacatatgccattcaagaaacagtggctgagtgaatgacgagttaagaaccatttgtcagccagtgctcagtaatacaaaatgcactggtatgcaaactatatttttgttgaaagcaagggcaggatcacaaattatctttccagagaaagcaaacctcaaaagcttctttaccctacTAAAGCACGTTATAAGACgctccccttatataaaagaaaacctcctcattcGTTATCAATGGCATGGAAACCTAATAAGCCTTCacctctgatgacatctcttccatccccagggctagAAGAAGGAGGTTCTggaaaccctggtagttgtgaaggtggctcccagctctgacagtcttgaaccctgcgggtgcggaggtcacacagcagaagaacaacagagggaagcatcatcaggctttgaatatgtttgaaccagagatggcaaataggctgcagccaactgaaaacaccagagattcatggtggccacctgaggggttgtgctcttaaaaaacaaaaataaaaattaaaaattaaaaaattaaaaaaggaaggggtcaagaatccatcaggtctgactgagatgtgtatcagtgactaacaccTCATATGGCAAAAGTACTCCGGTGCGCTTTGGGTACTCACAGcttcagcagtattcaaaggcgtgtgcttccctaagactaagccacgggaatacccccagcaacaatgccaggagaaacgtctaacatggatttggctagaaatacagttgtctttaacaaattaacactgaataaatcctgaCTTACTAGAGCCTGCGAGAATGACATTCTCAataacagttatcactacaatctccaaacatctgcaATCCTGCAAGGAGGAACTGTGACAGCGCAGGCCACGTGTCCAGACGGCTTGCCAGACTGCCTgtcacagaataaaagaaatgaaacccccCCTAAGAATGTCTTCactcacatttagccagttgttcctttgtgtgcatctctttgctaaaatggccattcttccccacagcctgaagtcatacgctaaaataaatgagactcacatgaagccagaaacgtgcagatgccaaggaaaccaacacaaacgaaatgggctggagagtgtggccaggaggatggtacttcccaggaagcaattacttcatctctgcccatgaagcaggcagctgtcactgtcccccaggcccacgccagccactcgaagtaggttctaaccaaactacctccaacaatcaacataaatacaccacacaattggcttctgaaaggacaccttgcaaccaacaagaaactgcTAGCACAGCTTTGAAA
This DNA window, taken from Macaca fascicularis isolate 582-1 chromosome 6, T2T-MFA8v1.1, encodes the following:
- the LOC135971343 gene encoding SH3 domain and tetratricopeptide repeat-containing protein 1-like isoform X3; its protein translation is MDRHVPMAAMEYGQLRSVQRLCYFYGTVMPSEAQRVIYHELQLSLARKVADKVLEGQLLETISQLYLSLGTERAYKSTLDYTK